Proteins encoded together in one Gemmatimonadota bacterium window:
- a CDS encoding type II toxin-antitoxin system VapC family toxin codes for MHHFYFDASALVKRYTQETGSDKVNFLFDNIPLDRLMCSVLGAVEVFWVFVRKKNDRRIMVPDFAQAVVHLNREVIAENSDFTAILIHKSLIWASMNLIETHSLNSVDSIVLRSALEVATLLRKAGDELVLVASDQRLIRAAQAEGILVFNPEIDSQEALEVWVFDTSGRDDDC; via the coding sequence ATGCATCATTTCTATTTTGATGCCAGTGCTCTTGTCAAGCGTTACACCCAGGAGACCGGGAGTGATAAAGTCAATTTCCTTTTTGATAACATTCCTTTAGATCGTTTGATGTGCTCTGTTCTCGGTGCTGTGGAAGTGTTTTGGGTCTTTGTCCGAAAAAAGAACGACAGACGAATTATGGTGCCGGATTTCGCTCAGGCAGTCGTCCATTTGAACCGTGAGGTGATCGCAGAGAATTCAGATTTTACTGCTATTCTCATCCATAAGTCACTCATTTGGGCCTCGATGAATTTGATTGAAACACATTCGCTCAATAGTGTTGATAGCATTGTATTGCGTTCAGCATTAGAGGTCGCAACACTCCTTCGCAAAGCGGGCGATGAACTGGTGCTTGTCGCATCTGACCAACGCCTGATTCGAGCGGCACAGGCTGAAGGGATATTGGTTTTTAATCCTGAAATTGACTCGCAAGAGGCTTTAGAAGTTTGGGTTTTCGACACTTCAGGAAGGGACGATGACTGCTGA
- the hemC gene encoding hydroxymethylbilane synthase, whose product MKLVIGSRGSALALWQANWARRKLASAYPDFSIEIEVIKTEGDRLSETPVSQIGGKEVWTKEIEHALLSGSIDLAVHSLKDLPTRLPEGLVLGAVSAREDVRDVLVSKNDRVFRDLPEGATVATGSLRRQAQLKHARPDLNFVAIRGNVDTRVKKLETENLDGIILAAAGLKRLGLGDRIADFIDPEICLPAPGQAALGIEIREGDQRITELVGVLNCVETQQAVTAERTMLAALGGDCRVPIGGYAAFDKASIDVLLLSGVVASPDGRQVISERAEGQAPSAEQLGVRVAKGLIKQGAGVILDRDGKDTLPRH is encoded by the coding sequence ATGAAGTTGGTTATTGGCAGTCGGGGTAGTGCGCTGGCTTTGTGGCAGGCCAATTGGGCAAGGAGAAAACTGGCGAGCGCATATCCCGATTTCAGTATTGAGATTGAGGTGATTAAAACAGAGGGAGACCGACTCTCAGAAACGCCTGTGTCTCAAATTGGTGGCAAAGAGGTGTGGACAAAGGAGATCGAGCACGCGCTGCTGTCGGGCAGTATTGATCTGGCGGTTCACAGTTTGAAAGATTTGCCGACCAGGTTGCCAGAGGGATTGGTTTTGGGCGCGGTGAGTGCGCGCGAAGATGTGCGCGATGTGCTGGTCAGCAAAAATGATCGGGTGTTTCGAGATTTGCCAGAAGGCGCGACGGTTGCAACGGGCAGTTTGCGGCGACAAGCACAGTTGAAACACGCGCGACCGGATTTGAATTTTGTGGCGATTCGGGGAAACGTGGATACGCGCGTCAAAAAGCTCGAAACGGAAAATTTGGATGGTATTATTTTAGCCGCAGCGGGTTTGAAGCGGTTGGGACTGGGAGATCGCATTGCGGATTTTATCGACCCGGAAATCTGTTTGCCCGCGCCCGGGCAGGCTGCGCTGGGGATAGAAATACGAGAAGGTGACCAGCGGATTACAGAACTTGTTGGCGTTTTGAATTGCGTTGAAACGCAACAGGCTGTTACCGCAGAGCGCACGATGCTGGCGGCATTGGGGGGAGACTGTCGCGTTCCAATTGGAGGGTACGCGGCCTTTGACAAGGCTTCTATTGATGTTCTGTTGCTATCGGGCGTTGTTGCCTCCCCCGATGGACGTCAGGTGATATCTGAGAGGGCAGAAGGACAGGCACCATCTGCCGAGCAGTTGGGCGTGCGCGTTGCAAAGGGGTTGATCAAGCAAGGTGCGGGAGTGATTTTGGATCGGGATGGGAAGGATACTCTTCCGCGCCATTGA
- a CDS encoding glutamyl-tRNA reductase, with amino-acid sequence MSLVVIGLSYRTAPVEIRDGVAVLPQALDAVLQYFSSVPEIVECAVLSTCNRSEVYCVATDIHAARTAVIAGWSEQSGLDADALGQHTVVYRDAEAVRHLFGVACGLDSMVMGEPQIAGQVKEAGAAALSMGTSKTVLNRLFRTATEVSKRARTETEIATGAVSVSFAAVELAKKIFGNLEGHTALVLGAGEMSELTARHLTDNGVKSLLVTSRTLARAQNLAMRVGGRAISWDEGIGSLHGADVVISSTSAEAYVLERHHIAAAMQKRNNRSMFLIDIAMPRDIDPVVGDLYNVFLYDLDDLESVVGANLEKRKIEADKVNTIIEEEVENFSAWINSLSVVPAIVALRGHFQSFMDSELAQARLSEFSDEQRAQVTNLMRRFMNKVLHKPVTRLREAGEEEDGGAYVAALSYLFDLVVEDIEIEKVRNS; translated from the coding sequence ATGTCTCTCGTCGTAATTGGGCTGAGTTATCGCACGGCACCTGTTGAAATTCGAGATGGGGTCGCGGTGTTGCCCCAGGCTCTGGATGCCGTTCTCCAATACTTTTCCAGCGTGCCCGAAATCGTCGAATGCGCGGTTTTATCGACGTGCAATCGCTCGGAAGTCTATTGTGTTGCGACGGATATTCACGCTGCTCGCACAGCGGTGATCGCGGGGTGGAGCGAGCAAAGTGGATTGGATGCCGACGCATTGGGACAGCACACGGTTGTCTATCGCGATGCAGAAGCCGTGCGCCACCTTTTCGGGGTCGCCTGTGGGTTGGATTCTATGGTCATGGGCGAGCCGCAAATTGCAGGTCAGGTGAAAGAGGCCGGGGCTGCTGCACTATCTATGGGAACGAGCAAAACCGTGCTGAATCGCTTATTTCGCACTGCGACTGAGGTTTCAAAGCGGGCGCGCACGGAAACTGAGATTGCAACGGGTGCGGTTTCCGTCAGTTTTGCAGCGGTGGAACTCGCAAAGAAAATTTTTGGCAATCTCGAAGGGCATACAGCTCTGGTGCTCGGTGCTGGCGAGATGAGTGAATTGACAGCGCGGCACCTCACCGACAATGGAGTGAAGTCTTTGCTGGTGACGAGTCGCACGTTAGCGCGGGCACAAAATTTGGCAATGCGCGTAGGCGGGCGCGCCATTTCCTGGGACGAAGGGATAGGAAGTTTGCACGGGGCAGATGTTGTTATCAGTTCTACGAGCGCGGAAGCTTATGTTCTGGAACGCCACCATATAGCAGCGGCGATGCAAAAGCGCAATAATCGCTCGATGTTTTTGATCGATATTGCCATGCCGCGCGATATTGATCCGGTAGTTGGTGACCTGTACAATGTGTTTTTATACGACCTGGACGATCTGGAGTCCGTTGTTGGCGCGAATTTAGAGAAGCGAAAAATTGAAGCGGATAAAGTCAATACAATTATAGAAGAAGAGGTGGAGAACTTCTCTGCGTGGATAAATTCTCTATCGGTTGTTCCCGCTATTGTGGCTCTGCGTGGACATTTTCAATCTTTTATGGATTCGGAACTCGCGCAGGCCAGGCTCAGTGAATTTTCAGATGAGCAACGCGCTCAGGTTACCAATTTGATGCGCCGATTTATGAATAAGGTGCTGCACAAACCGGTGACGCGCCTTAGAGAGGCTGGCGAGGAAGAAGATGGTGGGGCTTATGTGGCAGCACTTTCATACTTGTTTGATCTGGTGGTTGAGGACATAGAGATTGAAAAGGTGCGCAATTCATGA
- a CDS encoding bifunctional precorrin-2 dehydrogenase/sirohydrochlorin ferrochelatase, with the protein MRYPVFLKLEDKLCVVVGAGRVAERRVRGLCDARARVRVVGVTATEGILKLADEGVIHLYQRAFEPSDLDGSALVIAATDHVDVNRAVQAAAKCRGILFCGADRHTDSDFIVPAVVRRGDLQVAISTGGNSPAYARLLRREIEAFWDDGQLLDLMADLRRRVYARFPNAPERRQAFWQQLVTDDTLALARKGKWAEIEERIEVCLSS; encoded by the coding sequence ATGCGTTATCCCGTGTTTTTAAAATTAGAAGATAAATTATGTGTTGTGGTTGGGGCGGGTCGCGTTGCCGAACGCAGAGTGCGCGGGTTGTGCGATGCAAGGGCGCGGGTTCGAGTTGTTGGTGTAACCGCGACCGAGGGCATTCTGAAATTGGCCGATGAAGGTGTGATCCATCTCTATCAGCGGGCATTTGAGCCGAGTGATTTGGACGGTAGCGCGCTCGTGATTGCCGCGACTGATCACGTAGATGTCAATCGGGCGGTGCAGGCGGCGGCGAAATGCCGGGGGATTTTGTTTTGCGGTGCGGATCGACATACAGATAGCGATTTTATTGTGCCCGCGGTTGTGCGGCGTGGCGACTTACAGGTGGCGATTTCCACCGGGGGCAATAGTCCTGCTTACGCCAGGCTGTTGCGTCGAGAAATTGAGGCTTTTTGGGATGATGGACAGTTACTGGATTTGATGGCGGATTTAAGGCGTAGAGTTTATGCGCGATTTCCCAACGCGCCAGAACGCAGGCAAGCGTTCTGGCAACAGTTGGTGACAGATGATACGCTTGCTCTGGCGCGCAAGGGCAAGTGGGCTGAAATTGAGGAGCGGATTGAAGTATGTCTCTCGTCGTAA
- a CDS encoding anhydro-N-acetylmuramic acid kinase, translating into MKAIGLMSGTSADGVDAALVEIGESDMFLLGYVEIPFPKDVRREILSLCENGRVDTICRMDAALGEWFAEAALRVCEKANVSAGEVDVIGSHGQTIHHLPSLAVVADKKVRSTLQIGSPAVIAERTGITTVSDFRSRDMAVGGQGAPLVPLVDYLLFRSDYVGRAMLNIGGIANVNILPANCGVSDIFAFDTGPGNMVIDGVVQAITRGKQSFDRDGVLADKGQVCEDLLDVLMAHPFFDMEPPKSTGREDFGADMVQKILDWEGKREDLVRTAVQFTVESIVHGLKRFVLSRCEIHEVIVSGGGTKNPVMMDLLDRALGNIAFKRLDDLGMASEAKEAIAFAILACQTLNGHPGNVPSVTGADKQVVLGSITPGERVAKPSNPKLLGTPLH; encoded by the coding sequence ATGAAAGCGATCGGTCTCATGTCTGGAACTTCTGCCGATGGGGTGGATGCTGCGCTTGTGGAGATCGGGGAATCCGATATGTTTCTTCTCGGATATGTCGAGATTCCTTTTCCCAAAGATGTCAGAAGGGAGATTTTGTCGCTTTGTGAAAATGGACGGGTCGATACAATATGTCGCATGGATGCCGCGCTTGGGGAATGGTTTGCAGAGGCTGCACTGCGCGTGTGCGAGAAGGCCAATGTCAGCGCGGGAGAAGTCGATGTGATTGGATCGCACGGGCAGACGATTCACCATTTGCCCTCGCTTGCTGTTGTTGCGGATAAAAAGGTGAGATCAACGCTGCAAATTGGCAGTCCCGCAGTAATTGCAGAGCGCACGGGAATCACGACGGTATCGGATTTTAGGTCACGGGATATGGCTGTGGGCGGACAGGGGGCACCACTTGTCCCGCTGGTGGATTATCTGTTGTTTCGGTCTGATTACGTGGGACGTGCGATGCTCAATATCGGTGGTATTGCCAATGTCAATATATTGCCCGCAAACTGTGGCGTGTCAGATATTTTCGCATTTGATACGGGGCCTGGCAATATGGTCATTGATGGGGTTGTGCAGGCAATAACACGCGGCAAACAGAGTTTCGATAGAGATGGGGTACTTGCGGACAAAGGCCAGGTATGTGAGGATCTTTTGGATGTGCTTATGGCACATCCTTTTTTTGATATGGAGCCGCCCAAATCAACGGGGCGAGAGGATTTTGGAGCCGATATGGTTCAGAAAATTCTCGATTGGGAGGGAAAACGAGAAGATCTCGTGCGTACGGCAGTGCAGTTCACGGTGGAAAGCATTGTGCATGGGCTAAAACGATTTGTTTTGTCCAGATGTGAAATCCACGAAGTGATTGTAAGTGGGGGCGGAACCAAAAATCCGGTTATGATGGATCTTTTGGATCGGGCACTGGGAAATATCGCATTCAAGCGACTGGATGATCTGGGAATGGCATCAGAAGCAAAAGAAGCTATTGCATTTGCGATCCTTGCCTGTCAGACCCTGAATGGGCACCCGGGCAATGTGCCGAGTGTAACCGGTGCTGATAAACAAGTGGTGTTAGGCTCTATTACGCCGGGTGAGAGGGTAGCTAAACCATCCAATCCAAAGTTGTTGGGAACACCATTGCATTGA